The Deltaproteobacteria bacterium genome has a segment encoding these proteins:
- a CDS encoding chemotaxis protein CheA, which produces MRLGAKLSESGIDGVLQSQVGEAIAQLDLVTSDLQLGVMKIRMQPIAKVFNKFPRMVRDLARQTGKQAELVLSGEETEMDKTVIEEIGDPLVHLIRNAVDHGMELPEERAAKGKPPCGTIALSAYQEGRNIIVSVSDDGKGIDPEAVKRSAVEKGIIGADEAERLSERDALGLIFLPGFSTAKEVSNISGRGVGMDVVKTNISRINGTISIDSEVGKGTRIVFRLPLTLAIIQALTVEAGGEVYAIPLSNVIENIRVTGDEIKTIEGREAINIRDKVVPVVRLGALVSGKDTPRQSEWKYIVVIGIGEKSFGILVDRLHGQEEIVMKSMSEYLKGTEGVAGACITGDGNVILILDMAGLLTSAKGAYVH; this is translated from the coding sequence ATGAGGCTCGGGGCGAAGCTCTCCGAGAGCGGAATCGATGGCGTTTTGCAATCACAGGTTGGCGAAGCGATAGCCCAGCTGGACCTCGTGACATCGGACCTCCAGCTCGGCGTCATGAAGATTCGGATGCAGCCGATCGCCAAGGTCTTCAACAAGTTCCCGAGAATGGTCAGGGACCTCGCGAGGCAGACGGGAAAGCAGGCGGAACTGGTCTTGAGCGGCGAGGAGACCGAGATGGACAAGACCGTCATCGAGGAGATAGGCGACCCGCTAGTCCACCTCATAAGGAACGCCGTGGACCACGGGATGGAGCTCCCCGAGGAGAGGGCCGCGAAAGGAAAGCCCCCGTGCGGCACGATTGCCCTTTCAGCATACCAGGAGGGGAGGAACATCATCGTCTCCGTCTCCGACGACGGCAAGGGCATAGACCCCGAGGCGGTAAAAAGGTCGGCTGTCGAGAAGGGCATAATCGGCGCGGATGAGGCCGAGCGGCTCTCCGAACGGGACGCGCTTGGGCTTATCTTCCTGCCCGGCTTTTCGACCGCGAAAGAGGTGAGCAACATCTCCGGCCGCGGCGTTGGGATGGACGTGGTAAAGACGAACATCTCGCGCATAAACGGCACTATATCCATCGATTCCGAGGTTGGAAAGGGTACGAGGATAGTCTTCAGGCTCCCGCTTACGCTGGCGATAATACAGGCGCTTACGGTCGAAGCGGGCGGAGAGGTCTACGCGATACCGCTTTCAAACGTGATAGAAAACATAAGGGTTACCGGCGACGAGATAAAGACCATAGAGGGCAGGGAGGCCATAAATATACGGGACAAGGTCGTCCCGGTTGTGAGGCTCGGGGCTCTCGTCTCCGGCAAGGACACGCCGAGGCAGTCCGAATGGAAATACATCGTAGTCATAGGCATAGGCGAAAAGTCCTTCGGGATCCTGGTGGACAGGCTCCACGGCCAGGAGGAAATAGTCATGAAGTCCATGAGCGAGTACCTTAAGGGCACAGAAGGAGTTGCCGGGGCCTGCATCACCGGCGACGGCAACGTCATATTGATACTCGACATGGCGGGACTCCTGACGTCGGCCAAGGGCGCCTATGTCCATTGA
- a CDS encoding Hpt domain-containing protein, with the protein MDDIINDFIAESAESLETLDQKFVELEKNPGDLPLLNDIFRSIHTIKGAAGFLGFDQMVEVTHVTEDVLNKLRKSEMRVTPAVMDAILRAVDMIRVILANIREKNGKKEDTSGVMALLGGILSGEAAVPQDESAPALPDKQAADEDHKQTRADP; encoded by the coding sequence ATGGACGACATTATAAACGATTTTATCGCCGAGTCCGCGGAATCGCTGGAGACCCTTGACCAGAAGTTCGTGGAGCTCGAGAAAAATCCGGGCGACCTGCCGCTCCTGAACGACATATTCAGGTCCATCCACACGATAAAAGGCGCCGCCGGATTCCTTGGTTTCGACCAGATGGTCGAGGTCACGCACGTTACAGAGGACGTCCTCAATAAGCTCAGGAAATCCGAGATGAGAGTGACACCGGCCGTAATGGACGCAATATTGCGCGCCGTTGACATGATAAGGGTCATACTCGCCAATATACGCGAGAAGAACGGGAAAAAAGAGGACACGAGCGGAGTCATGGCTCTCCTTGGAGGCATACTGAGCGGGGAGGCTGCGGTCCCTCAGGATGAAAGCGCGCCCGCTCTTCCCGATAAGCAGGCAGCGGACGAGGACCATAAGCAGACGAGGGCCGATCCATAA
- a CDS encoding protein phosphatase CheZ: MTQREWSGVMNKIREELTGLAKFIDKTRQGIDTIETTVKMGSEQFPEASTQLSSVTGDLETAANKIMNIVEGLMAEQDKAGTALKSLSEWTVAPGADPGKGAALISELQMINAKSKGEMVELFALMSFQDLTGQKLAKVIKSLSVVEQKIVDVAMSFGFEDTGAAAKASEPRKPKEAPASQDMVDRLLKEIGS, encoded by the coding sequence ATGACCCAGAGGGAATGGAGCGGCGTGATGAACAAGATACGCGAGGAGCTTACGGGCCTCGCAAAGTTCATAGACAAGACAAGGCAGGGCATTGACACCATCGAGACGACGGTCAAGATGGGGTCCGAGCAGTTCCCGGAGGCCTCGACACAGCTCTCGTCCGTTACCGGCGACCTGGAGACCGCAGCCAACAAGATAATGAACATAGTCGAGGGGCTCATGGCAGAGCAGGACAAGGCAGGGACTGCCTTGAAGTCGCTCTCGGAGTGGACCGTCGCGCCTGGAGCCGACCCGGGCAAGGGAGCGGCCCTCATAAGCGAGCTGCAGATGATAAACGCAAAGAGCAAGGGCGAGATGGTCGAGCTCTTCGCCCTCATGTCCTTCCAGGACTTGACCGGCCAGAAGCTGGCGAAGGTCATAAAATCGCTCTCGGTGGTGGAGCAGAAGATAGTCGATGTGGCAATGAGCTTCGGATTCGAGGACACCGGCGCGGCAGCAAAGGCAAGCGAGCCCAGGAAGCCGAAGGAAGCGCCTGCGAGCCAGGACATGGTGGACCGGCTTCTTAAGGAGATCGGCTCCTAG
- the cheY gene encoding chemotaxis response regulator CheY: MDQNMKILVVDDFSTMRRIIKNILREIGYNNVEEADDGTTALEKLRAAKFDFVVTDWNMPNMPGIELLKAIRSDGALKDTPVLMVTAEAAKENIVSAVQAGVNNYIVKPFTAAALKERIDLILQKVNQQ, encoded by the coding sequence CTGGACCAGAACATGAAAATACTCGTAGTGGACGACTTCTCCACCATGAGGAGGATAATAAAGAACATCCTGCGGGAGATCGGCTATAACAACGTCGAGGAGGCCGACGACGGCACGACCGCCCTTGAGAAGCTGAGGGCCGCCAAATTCGACTTCGTCGTTACGGACTGGAACATGCCGAACATGCCCGGGATAGAGCTTTTGAAGGCCATAAGGTCGGACGGCGCGCTCAAGGACACCCCGGTCCTGATGGTGACGGCGGAGGCGGCGAAGGAGAACATCGTGAGCGCCGTTCAAGCCGGCGTGAATAATTACATAGTGAAACCATTTACGGCGGCTGCGCTCAAGGAGAGGATAGACCTTATCCTTCAGAAGGTAAACCAGCAATAA
- a CDS encoding response regulator, with amino-acid sequence MEKKILVVDDCDTTRKLLSYIIKEKGYKIISASNGIEALELMATSPIDLIVTDLNMPQMDGYELSKSLRGQDAYREIPIIMITTEAGEADRKMGLEAGVTTYLSKPISPQRLLYEIEKLI; translated from the coding sequence ATGGAGAAGAAAATTCTTGTAGTCGACGACTGCGACACGACGAGGAAACTCCTGTCCTACATCATCAAGGAGAAGGGGTACAAGATAATAAGCGCGTCGAACGGGATAGAGGCGCTGGAACTCATGGCCACGAGCCCCATAGACCTTATCGTCACAGACCTCAACATGCCCCAGATGGACGGATACGAGCTCTCGAAAAGCCTCCGGGGGCAGGACGCCTACAGGGAAATCCCGATAATAATGATAACCACGGAAGCCGGCGAGGCGGACAGGAAAATGGGCCTGGAGGCGGGGGTCACGACCTATCTCTCCAAGCCCATATCGCCGCAAAGGCTTCTTTACGAGATCGAAAAACTGATATGA
- a CDS encoding protein-glutamate O-methyltransferase CheR, which yields MGINKPKLSDETFFLLRDIVYKRSGIFIPENKKYLLETRLARRLELKDLKTFEDYYYFLTYDAEKERELQAVCNSIVTNETSFFRDGPQLEAFRKGVVSKVIEEKSRTSDRNIRIWSAACSTGEEPLTISMMLHEDGVVLRGWNVDILGSDISDGVLKAAAGVYEKYSLRNTPEEYIRKYFTGNGDTYTINGKARSLVRYKKINLVEANETRMVRGMDIVFCRNVLIYFDDASKKKAIGHLYDSMEKGGYLLVGFSESLHSITRLFRPVSVERSVVYKKI from the coding sequence TTGGGAATAAATAAGCCAAAGCTCTCCGACGAGACTTTTTTTCTCCTCAGGGATATCGTCTACAAACGGTCGGGGATCTTCATCCCCGAGAACAAGAAGTATCTCCTGGAGACGAGGCTCGCGAGAAGGCTTGAGCTGAAGGACCTGAAGACCTTCGAGGACTACTATTATTTCCTCACATACGACGCCGAAAAGGAGCGCGAGCTTCAGGCGGTATGCAATTCGATCGTCACGAACGAGACGAGTTTTTTCAGGGACGGCCCCCAGCTGGAGGCGTTCAGAAAAGGCGTGGTCTCAAAGGTGATAGAGGAGAAGTCCAGGACCTCCGACAGGAACATCAGGATCTGGAGCGCCGCCTGCTCGACGGGCGAGGAGCCGCTGACCATCTCCATGATGCTCCACGAGGACGGGGTGGTGCTGAGGGGCTGGAACGTCGACATACTCGGGAGCGACATAAGCGACGGCGTCCTCAAGGCCGCCGCCGGGGTATATGAAAAGTATTCGCTCAGGAACACGCCGGAGGAGTACATAAGGAAGTACTTTACCGGCAACGGCGACACGTACACGATAAACGGCAAGGCGCGCTCGCTCGTCCGATACAAGAAGATAAACCTTGTCGAGGCGAACGAGACCAGGATGGTCCGAGGCATGGACATAGTCTTCTGCAGGAACGTGCTCATTTATTTCGACGACGCGTCCAAGAAAAAGGCGATTGGCCACCTCTACGACAGCATGGAAAAAGGCGGGTACCTGCTCGTCGGGTTTTCGGAATCGCTTCACAGCATAACAAGGCTCTTCAGGCCGGTGAGCGTGGAGCGCTCGGTAGTCTATAAAAAAATCTGA